One Natrinema marinum genomic window carries:
- a CDS encoding CBS domain-containing protein, with amino-acid sequence MNIADIATTEFIEVDVGTRMGKVRSLFEDGNPKGFIVTNDGEYEGVISEREVLQSHVEDDAKVAALTKPSRNAPAPKVDRQEDVRETARVLVESNAKVAPVFENGELWGVITDDAILEAVLENLDALTVEDIYTADPVTLDEDDGIGKAINLLREHGISRLPVMNENGYLSGVVTTHDIADFVIRKSNSTTTGDRVGDSQRMLDVPVYDIMNSPVETITLEATAKEAVEAMLEQDFAGLMVTPDDDDRIVIGVITKTDVLRALTFTEEEHMDVQITNISMLDTISRESIVQGVEEVADKYADMQVMHAHVRFHEHNEKLRGTPLVQCQIRLRTNQGQVAGTGEGYGAENSFRVALDKLERNVLELKGVTSDEEYRGQLLRKLNEI; translated from the coding sequence ATGAATATCGCTGATATCGCCACCACGGAGTTTATCGAAGTCGACGTCGGGACGCGAATGGGGAAGGTCCGGTCTCTGTTCGAAGACGGCAATCCGAAAGGGTTCATCGTCACAAATGACGGGGAGTACGAGGGCGTCATCAGCGAACGGGAGGTGCTCCAGTCTCACGTCGAGGACGACGCCAAGGTTGCGGCACTCACCAAACCCAGCCGGAACGCGCCGGCACCCAAGGTCGACCGCCAGGAAGACGTTCGGGAGACCGCCCGTGTGCTCGTCGAGAGCAACGCCAAGGTCGCGCCGGTGTTCGAAAACGGCGAGCTCTGGGGCGTCATCACCGACGACGCCATCCTCGAGGCGGTCCTCGAGAACCTCGACGCGCTCACCGTCGAGGACATCTACACGGCAGATCCGGTCACGCTCGACGAGGACGACGGGATCGGCAAGGCGATCAATCTCCTGCGGGAACACGGCATCTCGCGGCTGCCGGTCATGAACGAGAACGGCTACCTCTCCGGCGTCGTGACGACCCACGACATCGCCGACTTCGTCATCCGGAAGAGCAACTCGACGACGACCGGCGACCGGGTCGGCGACAGCCAGCGGATGCTCGACGTACCGGTCTACGACATCATGAACAGCCCCGTCGAGACGATCACCCTCGAGGCGACCGCGAAGGAGGCCGTCGAGGCGATGCTCGAGCAGGACTTCGCGGGGCTGATGGTCACGCCGGACGACGACGATCGGATCGTCATCGGCGTCATCACGAAGACGGACGTCCTGCGCGCGCTGACGTTCACCGAAGAGGAGCACATGGACGTCCAGATCACGAACATCTCGATGCTCGACACCATCAGCCGGGAGTCGATCGTTCAGGGCGTCGAGGAGGTCGCGGACAAGTACGCCGACATGCAGGTGATGCACGCCCACGTTCGCTTCCACGAACACAACGAGAAGCTCCGTGGCACCCCGCTGGTTCAGTGTCAGATCCGCCTGCGCACCAATCAGGGCCAGGTCGCCGGCACCGGCGAGGGCTACGGCGCCGAGAACTCGTTCCGCGTCGCGCTGGACAAACTCGAGCGCAACGTCTTGGAACTCAAAGGCGTCACCAGCGACGAGGAGTACCGCGGCCAGCTCCTGCGGAAACTGAACGAGATC
- a CDS encoding lycopene cyclase domain-containing protein, translating to MYDISVFGRYTYLVTELLWGAVAAVLLRRANACRKAAVTILALYPIAYVWDRYTLAVGVFDIKLRTGIDVAGIPLEEHLFMAVVPGLVIGIHETIFGDANGAETTA from the coding sequence ATGTACGACATCAGCGTCTTCGGTCGATACACCTACCTCGTCACGGAGCTCCTCTGGGGAGCCGTCGCCGCCGTGCTCCTTCGGCGAGCGAACGCCTGCCGGAAGGCGGCCGTCACCATCCTGGCACTGTATCCGATCGCCTACGTCTGGGACCGCTATACCCTCGCCGTCGGCGTTTTCGACATCAAGCTCCGAACGGGGATCGACGTCGCCGGCATCCCGCTCGAGGAACATCTCTTTATGGCGGTCGTTCCCGGCCTCGTCATCGGGATCCACGAGACGATCTTCGGCGACGCCAACGGGGCGGAAACGACGGCCTAA
- a CDS encoding CAP domain-containing protein: MDRRRPGTVSTDTDESDDRALLRGLVNFLAAVALVCSLALGAALFAPQLLDGTGLGLEEPPSPSAEPPPAGDRDPAVSDPDDPGNSSYETDVEVIRSATVEDFVHAEVNERRAEHGLEPLQWDGTVASVARAHSSDMARRDYFAHTNPDGEGPYDRFSDVDSYCRGYGENIAKTWIGRPVRQPGGDGTVRHRTAEGLATGLVNQWMNSTPHRRAILERGETPQWDRAGVGVYITEDGAVYAGQNFCQTW; the protein is encoded by the coding sequence ATGGATCGTCGGCGGCCGGGAACGGTGAGTACGGACACGGACGAGAGTGACGACCGTGCACTGCTTCGGGGACTGGTCAACTTCCTCGCCGCCGTCGCCCTCGTCTGCTCGCTCGCGCTCGGTGCCGCGTTGTTCGCGCCGCAGTTGCTCGACGGCACCGGCCTCGGCCTCGAGGAGCCGCCGTCGCCCAGCGCAGAGCCGCCGCCGGCCGGCGATCGCGATCCCGCCGTGTCCGATCCGGACGACCCCGGGAACTCGAGCTACGAGACCGACGTGGAAGTGATCCGGTCCGCGACCGTCGAAGACTTCGTCCACGCCGAGGTCAACGAGCGACGGGCCGAACACGGCCTCGAACCCCTCCAGTGGGACGGGACGGTCGCGTCCGTCGCGCGCGCTCACAGCTCCGACATGGCCCGGCGGGATTACTTCGCCCACACGAACCCCGACGGTGAGGGGCCCTACGATCGGTTCAGCGACGTCGACAGCTACTGCCGGGGGTACGGCGAGAACATCGCCAAGACGTGGATCGGCCGGCCCGTCAGGCAACCCGGCGGCGACGGCACCGTCCGACACCGGACTGCCGAGGGCCTCGCGACCGGACTCGTCAACCAGTGGATGAACTCCACGCCACACCGGCGGGCGATCCTCGAGCGAGGGGAGACGCCCCAGTGGGATCGGGCCGGCGTCGGCGTCTACATCACCGAAGACGGCGCGGTCTACGCGGGCCAGAACTTCTGTCAGACGTGGTGA